From the genome of Prunus persica cultivar Lovell chromosome G8, Prunus_persica_NCBIv2, whole genome shotgun sequence:
TAGTCATAGTCGGGCTTCTCCCCTACGAACAAGTTCACGGCAGCTGTGCCAGACAAGTCACCGGTGCTCTTCGCTATGTTTTCACCATAAGGCCCATTAGAGTGCACTAGATTGCAATCACCAGCACGGGAGTTTGCATATCTTTGGGCATAGGCTACTAGGTTGGGGTCCCAGGTCAAGGGAGCAACACCTACCTGGGCTCGAGCGGCGTTGTGGGCATTGAGGTAGTCTTGTGGTGAGTCTTGGGCACCAGTGGATTGGAGCAGGGCTAAGCCTATGAGACATACGAAGGCAAAGGAAATCTTAGACAACCCCATGGTATTGGTTTGTAGGCTCACAATGCAAACTAATATCTTGAGTGGTTGATGAAGGAAATGAGGCATATAGCATGGAGTATTTATAAGGAAAGTGTTACGAGGGGACTGTAATTTTCACTGAGGGCCAACATTTTATTTATGACACATATTGAGAGGCCTTACTAGTCAAAGTGAAAGGAAAATAAACCCCTCCGTGAATAAGAACTTGATCCAAGATTTAGAATTTAAACCTGACTTGAAAACCTAGAGGAAGAAAATTTgctttgatttggaaagagGACCATCtaacaaattttcttcttgtttgggttttttatataaaaaatatatatgtggtcTCAACTTGTTAGCCTTTGGATTATTATTTACTGTGGTGGCAAGTCTACGataaaaatcaagcagattaAAGCAGAGAAAAACCAAGCAGAGGATCCGAATCTCTATGTTATCATCAATAATaaagatatttgaatttgggacatcttttaatattaaaaaaaagataaatagaGAAAACTCTACgagagaaaaaaagtttcagcTGTCACCCCTTTTACAGGTCGGTGATGTAACGACccggtcctaaataaattggtaattattaatttattcagataaaataccatttttgacaggacccgacccaaattcccctttggaatccgagccgaaccctgTTCGTGATCGACACTTGGTGAGTGCCGAGCATAAATGACCTGGTTGCCCTTTTGGTTACAaacttaatttcattttagcCTTGACTTCTAatgaaaattcggcagagtcttcCCTGTAATTTGTTCAATCCCCAAAATTACATCTGTCAAgacaagcatatatatacaacccaACTTCCAGCATGCTTATATATACAATCAACAATAAAGTTCGAGCCCAGGGGCAATATCAGAGAATTTATACAGATTTATTTACAAGAAGAACATTTGGAGGGCCACGGACCCTACACTAAGCTGAAGAGATGCAGGAAGCGGAAACTGCCCTGTGGTGACTTTCAGATGCACGTCTacggcctgggggcgcaaaacctTTAaaaggtgagtggacccaaaaacaaagttttaagaaaaatagcataagaacatactaaccccattgtaaaaacagttatacaaaacTAATTCATTCTTTTAATCATATACatactgaaatcaatgcactcatatatatatatatatatatatatataaatatatgtcaaGCATACTCATATCATCTTTAAACTCTTAAAAGCACTGAAATCAGTTTTAAACTACCACATAGGAGTAcccttttaattttgtcaattctTGATATCCGTCACTTCCTGATAATtcgtcaattcccctggcaggtctcggtgacATAAAGTCAACTCaagccgcaaactggcaggattcaggggaccgtagtcagcctgatccgcattcTTGGCTCCCACGGTCCcggcgtccccgaaactcgtgaggcaaatgtCAAGCGCACTGACAAAATTGAAGGCAAATTGGATGTCCGTGGACATCGTcatatccgaaggcaacatataCCGAAGGCAACCTGGATGCCCGTGGACATCGTCTTATCTGAAGGCAACTTGTTTCTATAACTGGGTACCTAAGGTGGCTTAAGAAAATCTAAAATCTCTGAAACATATGATAAATAACTGAATTTCTGTTAAATCTAAAACTTTACTGgcatttatatgttatttagctaaaatttccttttcctatATCCATAACGGATATCTCACTCGGTAGCATGTGAattcaaaacatttaaaagcATATATCAACTAATAAAACACTAATCTTTGCATAAAACTTATTTAAGATCAAATACTGTAGCTGAATAGCATAAATtcatttatgaaaacaaagagtccactcacagcTGGTCCGAGTTCGCTGGACCTTTTGGAGGTCCCTCATgtgggtcaactggtgcccgggtgcctgattcaagtaccataataatatatattaataaaactgctcgatataaatatttaaataaaacccTGACCCCCAACTCCTAGAAGTGCGTGCATCCAATTAAAGTTACTCCTATGCCCACATTAACGTTCCCTTAAACCTAGGATACAAGTCCCATGAGTCTGGTCTCAATCGGACGGTTAGTTTGGTCACAAACGCACGAACAAAGGCTCGAACCCATTGAACCAGCACAAGATGCAAAATCCGTTCAGGGTTCAAACGTTATCCAAATtaagatccgcgaattcctacacgcTCTTGACAACACAAGGACCATTCTAGGACTAAGTGTGGTCCCCACCAAATGGAGGAGAGAAGGTGAtgggttaaaaaaaaaacagggagGGGCTGTGGTCGCGAGGAAGAAGAgtgaggggagagagagagagtcagtttttaaaaaaaatcctaatttcaaaattatcaTTTTGCCCTTCTATGTATTTTGActgtattttctttgttacaactccgattcaagtccactccgtgtctacggactcgctTCGTCGCGCTCTACGCACGAGGCATGTGGAATAGTCAAATTCtttctcggtcaaaaagtcaactttttctttACTAGAATATTCTAAGGGCAAACGTGTCATTTCCTTTTAATAGTTTAAtagttaaatattaattaaggtttgggttattacaattttgcccctagaatattttattaggtttaaagttgactttttgatcgggaatgaatttgaaaatttcaactgtaccgttgcgtagagcatggcaagatgagtccgtagacacgtagtgagCTTGAATCGGAGCTGTGACGAAGAAGTGACAAGCAAAACATCACCAATGgtacaatcgtaaatattgagaaaaaggtttgataaaatttgattttttctctctctcggcgcagtctctctcctctctctcgcgACGGTAGTGCCAACCGGCAACATTTTGGCTAGCCGTCCTCTCGTTCGGCCACCAAAGCTgacggggccggtaccaaaatgacctgGCCACCGTCCTCTTCCAACCCCAGTCCTTCACCGCCTCGGTCTGCCTCCGTTAGTTGGGTTAAGTGATTAAGTGAGATTATGAgattaatttattgtttgaaaCTGGGGAACAGCGGATGTTTTATGGTTGTTTGAAGTTTATGCAATATTAGAATTTGGAATATATGATTATTAAGAAGTGAGTGgacatttattttaatatgcaCTATTTTCAATGattgaaagaatatgcatggatttggtatatatatatatatatatatatatatatatatatatatttggaatAAGGATTGGGAAATTTATAAGTTTCGATATGAGTAATATGAAATTGAGAATTGAATTTTGATGTGGGAAGttatatgattatattatGTATAAGTACATACTTCCTATACGTGGCGTTGAAATTTCCGGCGTATAGGAAGAATGTATGATTATGTAAGTCTCACAAGTGACGTTGGATTTTTCAGTGTGTGAGACACTTcctatacgtggcgttggaatttctggCGTATGGGAAGAATGTATGATTATTTAAGTCttacacgtggcgttggatttcCCAATTTGTGAGACACTtctcatacgtggcgttggattttccgATGTATGGGAAGGATATGTGATTTAATGgtctcacacgtggcgttgaaTTTTCCGGCGTGTGAAACACTTCCCATACCTGGCGTTGAATTTTCCGACGTATGGGAAGGATATGTGATTTGATGGTCTCATACGTAGCGTTATATTTTTCGGCGTGTGGGACActtcccatacgtggcgttggatttttcGACGTATGAGAAGGATATGTGATTTGATGgtctcacacgtggcgttggattttatggcgtgtgagacacttcccatacgtggcgttggattttccgACGTATGGGAATGATATGTGATTTGATGGTCTCACACGTAGCGTTGAATTTTTCGGCGTGTGAAACACTTCCCATATGTGACGTTGGATTTTCCTGCGTATGGGAAGGATATGTGATTTGATGGTCTCACAagtggcgttggattttccgGCGTGTGAGACACTTCCCATACGTTGCGTTGGATTTTTCGGGGTGTGAGACACTTCCCATACGTAGCGTTAGATTCTCCGGCTTATGGGAAGAATATGTGATTATTAGGTCTCACACATGGCATTGAATTTTCCGGCGTATTGGAAGAATATGTGATTATGTAgtctcacacgtggcgttgaaATTTCCTGCGTGTGAGACActtcccatacgtggcgttggattttccgGCGTATATGAATAATATATGACTAACAGgtctcacacgtggcgttggaatatTCCGGCGTATGAGACATTATGATTATGTTATTAGCTcatcacacgtggcgttggaatatTCAGCGTGTGATAGAATAATAGGGAGAAGAAAAAGGGATTATTTTACTATATCGAGGAAAGAGTGATGCTTAAAAGAATTATGTTTGGTGTGttgtgatttaaattaaaaagggaaagGAGTAAATTCTAGaatgtattatttttgtgttgcTGTAATGGTTTGTACGTTATCGGAATCGGGATTTTGtggaaagaactacgtgtggcttgatccctcagtaagagTACGTAGGTAGCCTGGGGTCCCACtcaggtgcagccgcagactaaattttatttatgttgttttatggAGATTGGTTCTGACCTGGTCGTTGGTCCTGAAATTCGGTTGAAAACGAGATGCGATTAAATAATTGTTCATACTCCCGTCTGGCTGAGGGAGGATTGTGTAAATGTGTTCTGGTCAAAACAGGCACAAAGCTTGTTTTGGATTGATGTACGATTTGGGCTAAAACCTTAAACTATTTGCGATTGCGTTAAGAGGTTAAAACCTCGCATATTGGATAGTTGGGAAAGTTAGATGATGTAAATTTCATTTGGCATTCATAAGTGTGTTTGAGTTTATTatttgccttgtttaaggtATGATTTGGCTTAAGGACTTTGTTGGTAGTTTGGTTTCGGATCATTTGAGGGCCGGATGCCGAttttgtgaattgcatgaaattatcttgtgcatgctgccgGTTGgtgatattaaatgtgttttatgcaggttgaaatttttgggaattgttcaatttacaggggagactctgccaaaattttggtagaaagtctcggtcTGTAATAAGTGGGCCCGACGTCGATGTGATGTTGGAATTTCCACAGGACTCATCTCGGGTTTCAAGGAATTCGGGGTGGGTCCTGTCAGGTGACCTCCATCCCTCTCCTCCTCCCCTTCCTTCCCCTCTTTACGTACCCTCCCAGACATGTCCCTCCCTTATCCACCTCTACCCATCCCCTCCAGGGCCTCCATCTTAGTTGAGTGTGGTGGCCGCAGAAAAACTTAGTTGATAATGTGATGTGGTATTGACTTGTTAACTAAAAGTATTTGAGCCATAATAACTAATTTATTGGtgtgtaatatatataaattctattAGAGTGCTACTATTTCCATCCACTTATCCTATTTTTCTATCAATCTTATCTTCTCACTCatcatgtaaatttgaaaaagcaCAATCCTATTTTTCCACCCAACATTATttctaaaataccctttataAATCACCTTATGTGGTATGCCAACTCATCTAATACAactaagtttttttaattgttttattattatatccTAATTAAAGCAATAATTACCAAAAAGTCTTTCAATccccctttttcttcttcctcctcccccaCACTCTTCCCACAAAATTTCCATTATCGCCAGATTTCTCACGGGCGCCGCTAAACCCATCTCGCTCACTCATTCTTCCATGACAGTTCCCTTTCTTCACCATGGCAGTTGTATCGGATTTCTCACTGCAACTGCATCATTGTTCATGCCTCTCTCATCTTCTATATTTTCTAGatctatatataaagataATTGGTTTAGATAATTACATTGTTCTGGGTGTTTGGGATACAATAACTAATAATTATAAAACCTATCATGAACCGATTTGTTTTAAGACTTCAACTAAGAAAGTTATTGAGATATTTGTTGTGGTGATGAAAGAAAAGATTTTTTCAGATTTGCAGGAAGAGTTTAGTTGAATTTTTTGGATGGTCTAAAGAGGATATAAGGTTTCTATAGGAGTAGCCTTTTGAATTATCTAGCCACTCCCCATCTGATTATGCTTCGCCATGTGAAATCCTATTACTCAGGACGAAACGTAATTGATTGAGAATAATAAAACAGTGCTATCCACGTGGTATTGACAAGCAAGTGGGGTTGTAGGAGGCATGCATGTGGAGTATGTATTGGAATATAGTGtggaaaataattttctttcaataattAATTGTCCCTTTTCCTTGCATTCATTTTTCGTCCTTCTGCCCTGAGGGAAAGGGTATAAATTGGTTGAATTGTCATTGTAGTCCTACAATTCTTATAGAGCGTAATAGACATTTCAAACTTTTCCTAAATGGTCTCGGTCAAGAGATTATAGGGTTGTTTGTTAGGGAGGACTAGATTAGACTAGACTAAACTAACAAAATGACTATATTTCATGTGCATTCAAAGCATAATATGAATATTTTGCCTAACTTGGAGGAATAATAGGGACTATCTATAAGAGGTTGATTACTAAAACTTATCCCCCTATCCACCTCTACCCATCCCCTCCTCCAGGCCCTCCATCTTAGCTGAGTGTGGTGGCCGCAGAAAAACTTGGTTGATAATTTGATGTGGCATTGACGTGTTAACTAAAAGTATTTGAGCCATAATAACTAATTTATTGGTGCGTAATATTCATCAGTTGTATTATGTTGTTTCTTTCTGTAAACATCGAAATTTCAACATCTAGAAAGCTAGGAAATAATCAAGTCGCCAAGACATCCCCCTTGACATTTATTGGATTGCCAAACTTTTACTAGTATTACTACATTAAAATTTGCATAGCGCTTTCACTTTACTTCCAAGAAagggaagagaaaagaaaataagaaatgaaaaacaaaaaacaagtcAAAATATGCATGAATGCTCGATCGCATGATTCTCCGATCTATgaattcttttctattttgcttTTTATGATTTAGGTTTAATCAgaagaccaaaaataaaaatactaatgGCCAGGATCCCTTCAGGCACACACTGTGATCAATTAAGCCTATTAGTAAGGCTTCACCCCAACAGAGTTGCCTGCAGGATCATAGTGGCAAACGACATAGGAACCTCCATAGGCGCACTGGAC
Proteins encoded in this window:
- the LOC18766413 gene encoding pathogenesis-related leaf protein 4, which produces MGLSKISFAFVCLIGLALLQSTGAQDSPQDYLNAHNAARAQVGVAPLTWDPNLVAYAQRYANSRAGDCNLVHSNGPYGENIAKSTGDLSGTAAVNLFVGEKPDYDYNSNTCAAGKMCGHYTQVVWRNSVRLGCAKARCTNGGTFIGCNYDPRGNIRGQRPY